The following are encoded together in the Scomber scombrus chromosome 7, fScoSco1.1, whole genome shotgun sequence genome:
- the LOC133983875 gene encoding nuclear receptor coactivator 7, with the protein MGVAYSVGEVDHLYTFFVQWSPDIYTKGNKKHHQPHYLIREKHQNRYLVVEKNKVAVINKLLSNPVNPTAKNWEIITVKDSKRRLSLCSSEESEAEEPEYNEESDDIIPVLSEYSQLLDDHHLERLAAHMPARTQGYPWQLVYSTAIHGSSLKTLYRNMAGLDSPVLLVVKDMHKKVFGAFSSDPFRVSKYCYGTGETFLFSFNPDFQAYRWSGENSYFVSGNLESLQIGGGGGGFGLWLDADLYHGSSFSCPTFHNEPLSTQKDFIVQDLEVWTVQG; encoded by the exons ATGGGAGTTGCCTACAGTGTTGGAGA GGTTGACCACCTCTACACCTTCTTTGTGCAGTGGTCACCAGATATCTATACTAAAGGAAACAAAAAGCACCACCAACCCCACTACCTCATTAGAGAGAAACATCAGAATCGCTATTTGGTGGTGGAGAAGAACAAAGTGGCTGTAATCAATAAACTACTCAGCAACCCTGTCAACCCCACAGCAAAAAACTGGGAG ATCATCACAGTGAAGGACTCTAAGCGGCGCCTGAGTCTCTGTAGCTCGGAGGAATCTGAAGCAGAGGAGCCCGAGTACAATGAGGAGTCTGATGACATTATCCCCGTCCTGAGCGAATACAGCCAGCTGCTCGATGACCACCACCTGGAGAGG CTTGCTGCTCATATGCCAGCAAGGACTCAAGGCTACCCATGGCAACTGGTTTACAGCACTGCCATCCATGGGAGCAGCCTGAAAACACTATACAGGAACATGGCTGGTCTGGACAGTCCGGTGCTGCTAGTCGTCAAAGACATGCATAAAAAG GTGTTTGGAGCTTTTTCCTCTGACCCATTCAGAGTCAGTAAATACTGCTACGGTACAGGAGAAACCTTTCTGTTCAGCTTCAACCCAGACTTCCAG GCGTACAGGTGGAGCGGGGAGAACTCCTACTTTGTGAGCGGCAACTTGGAATCTCTGCAGATTGGTGGAGGAGG gGGGGGCTTTGGCCTATGGCTGGATGCTGATCTGTACCACGGTTCCAGTTTTTCCTGTCCCACCTTCCACAACGAGCCTCTCTCCACACAAAAGGACTTCATTGTACAAGACCTCGAAGTCTGGACTGTGCAGGGCTGA
- the hint3 gene encoding histidine triad nucleotide-binding protein 3, translating to MAGVEDTQPAQVDINKTSCDTAEGYDKKCIFCKIVNNEMGTELLHCDEDISCFRDIKPGAPHHYLVVPTKHVGNCKSLSKEHVPLVKRLVDTGKEILQKNNVTDFSDVRFGFHWPPFCSVTHLHLHVLAPESQMGFMSRLFYRLNSYWFITADQLIEHLNSKGETN from the exons ATGGCAGGAGTCGAGGATACACAACCGGCACAAGTCGATATTAACAAAACTAGCTGCGACACAGCAGAAGGATATgacaagaaatgtattttctgcaAGATTGTGAACAATGAAATGGGCACGGAGCTTCTTCACTGT GATGAGGACATTTCCTGTTTCAGAGACATCAAACCTGGAGCGCCCCACCATTACCTGGTCGTCCCAACCAAACATGTTGGGAACTGTAAATCCCTCAGCAAAGAACACGTGCCTCTGG TGAAGCGCTTGGTCGACACAGGGAAGGAGatcctgcaaaaaaacaacGTAACAGACTTCAGTGATGTCAG GTTCGGTTTCCATTGGCCCCCATTCTGTTCTGTCACACACCTACACCTTCATGTCCTGGCACCTGAAAGTCAGATGGGCTTCATGTCCCGCCTCTTCTACAGACTCAACTCCTATTGGTTTATCACA GCAGACCAGCTGATTGAGCATCTGAACTCAAAAGGAGAGACTAACTGA
- the si:dkey-29b11.3 gene encoding actin-binding Rho-activating protein-like translates to METENNVPAPAQFSDDTAACIVSVKGLKDNWQKWSDEHQEYQKHNPFSHDTRPNVVVPQRGQDDYGRPLQGSLTEQRGKDAHTHISREVEELCEVIRNIGEQRDKKGAANGIDGKVITVEFGKLFEHYVSISNKLVGILLRARKQKLVDFDGEMLWQGKDDRVLITLLQ, encoded by the coding sequence ATGGAAACTGAAAATAACGTCCCTGCTCCTGCTCAGTTCAGTGACGACACTGCAGCATGCATCGTTTCTGTGAAAGGCTTGAAGGATAACTGGCAGAAGTGGTCTGATGAGCACCAGGAATACCAGAAGCATAATCCCTTCAGTCACGACACCAGGCCCAACGTAGTGGTCCCTCAGAGGGGGCAGGACGACTATGGGAGGCCCCTGCAGGGCTCTTTGACCGAGCAGCGGGGGAAggatgctcacacacacatcagcagggAGGTTGAGGAGCTGTGTGAGGTGATAAGGAACATCGGAGAGCAGAGAGACAAAAAGGGGGCTGCAAACGGCATCGATGGGAAAGTGATCACTGTAGAATTTGGGAAACTGTTTGAGCATTATGTGAGTATCTCTAATAAACTGGTGGGGATTCTCCTTCGAGCACGTAAGCAGAAGCTGGTTGACTTTGACGGGGAGATGCTGTGGCAGGGGAAGGATGATCGTGTACTGATCACTTTGTTGCAGTGA